ATGTATCAGTTTATGGATAACGATACTTATGACCAACTTGGATTATCTTATGAGCAATGTGAAGATGCATCTAAATGGTTTAAAGACGGTATAAACGTAGATATTATTTTTTACAAAGGTGATGCTATAAGTGTTGCGGCTCCTGAAGTGATGGAGTTTGTTATTGCTGAGACTCCACCTAACTTTAAAGGTGATACTTCAAGCGGTAGTAAAAAACCTGCTACATTAGAGAGCGGTGCAGTTGTTCAAGTTCCATACCATGTACTTGAAGGTGATACTATCAAAGTAAATACCGTAGATGGCGAATACTTAGAAAAAGTAAAATAAACCTCTTTTTTATGCTTTAATGATTCTTTGCATTAAAGCATAAATAACTAAAACAATTCCGCTTTTGCGGGTTTATGCAAAAAGTAACCTTGAAAGTAGTTACAACCCATCATCATTAGTTTAGTGACTTGTTCTTGCGTTTCAACCCCTTCAGCTATAATATCCAATCCAAATTTTTGTCCTATAGAGATTATTGTTTGTGTGATGATTTCATCATTTTTGTTATTTACAATATCACAAATAAAAGACTGATCTATTTTTAGCTCATCAATCGGAAGTGCTTTAAGATATGCAAGAGATGAGTAACCTGTCCCAAAATCGTCTATTGAAATAGATATTCCCATGTTTTTTAACTGAAAAATTTTCTCTAAAGCCCTATCTATATTCCCTATAAGTAAATTTTCCGTTAGTTCGAGTCTTAATAATTTTGGATTTATATTGTACGTATCTAAAATAGCTTTTAATGTTTGGATGAATACATCTGTTTCAAATTGACGTATGCTTACGTTTACAGATAGTCGCCAATTCTTTTTACTTTGTTCGTTTTCCCAGCTTTTTAACTGTTTAACAGCCTCTTCAAGTATCCAATTTCCGAGTTTGATTATAAGTCCGCTTTCTTCGGCTACGGGTATAAAACTGCTTGGAGATATAACACCTTTAGTCGGATGAATCCAACGTACCAATGCTTCTAAGCCTATTATCTTTTTTTCTTCTTCC
The genomic region above belongs to Sulfurimonas lithotrophica and contains:
- the efp gene encoding elongation factor P — its product is MATIGMGDIKKNVRLIVGEVPYKVVEFQHVKPGKGAAFVRMKMKSYLNGKVVEKTVHAGDKFEVPEITYKTMQYLYDDGDMYQFMDNDTYDQLGLSYEQCEDASKWFKDGINVDIIFYKGDAISVAAPEVMEFVIAETPPNFKGDTSSGSKKPATLESGAVVQVPYHVLEGDTIKVNTVDGEYLEKVK